One Capsicum annuum cultivar UCD-10X-F1 chromosome 2, UCD10Xv1.1, whole genome shotgun sequence genomic window carries:
- the LOC107859500 gene encoding uncharacterized protein LOC107859500 isoform X2, with protein MKFLADFLSCYSGSVSNNNSPKIEACSLVQVTCIEENTIRPRKLARRNSSSSSKRFWQPTLYTISENDTIKVQEGIKATTKKMKNYRPKTTSQACAYYNDLRYLQLFDIRFALL; from the exons ATGAAGTTCTTagctgattttctttcttgtTATAGTGGTTCtgttagtaataataatagtccCAAAATTGAGGCATGTTCTCTTGTTCAAGTAACATGCATAGAAGAAAATACCATCAGGCCTCGAAAATTAGCTCGTAgaaattcatcatcatcatcaaagaGATTTTGGCAGCCAACTCTATACACCATCTCTGAAAATGATACCATCAAAGTACAAGAAGGGATCAAAGCCACCACCAAGAAGATGAAAAACTATAGACCCAAAACTACCTCTCAAGCTTGTGCTTATTACAATGATCTGAG GTATTTGCAACTATTTGATATTAGATTTGCCTTGTTGTAG
- the LOC107859500 gene encoding uncharacterized protein LOC107859500 isoform X1 gives MKFLADFLSCYSGSVSNNNSPKIEACSLVQVTCIEENTIRPRKLARRNSSSSSKRFWQPTLYTISENDTIKVQEGIKATTKKMKNYRPKTTSQACAYYNDLRVQAQFQTSVMALSAVPFVF, from the exons ATGAAGTTCTTagctgattttctttcttgtTATAGTGGTTCtgttagtaataataatagtccCAAAATTGAGGCATGTTCTCTTGTTCAAGTAACATGCATAGAAGAAAATACCATCAGGCCTCGAAAATTAGCTCGTAgaaattcatcatcatcatcaaagaGATTTTGGCAGCCAACTCTATACACCATCTCTGAAAATGATACCATCAAAGTACAAGAAGGGATCAAAGCCACCACCAAGAAGATGAAAAACTATAGACCCAAAACTACCTCTCAAGCTTGTGCTTATTACAATGATCTGAG GGTACAAGCTCAGTTTCAGACAAGTGTTATGGCACTATCAGCAGTACCCTTCGTGTTTTAA